A section of the Malania oleifera isolate guangnan ecotype guangnan chromosome 2, ASM2987363v1, whole genome shotgun sequence genome encodes:
- the LOC131148985 gene encoding probable E3 ubiquitin-protein ligase LOG2, whose product MGNIGSHSGGRRSHRSQQNHSPPLPTQTHQPEISGNQYVFAAASPYPSQYPNPNPNPPHYYQYHGYCPPQSMPLAGSYSHYHRGGSPLPDPVHANWGGGQYPYGAVPHSAAPAPAPAPPYVEHQKAVTIRNDVNIKKETLRVEPDEKNPTQFLVSFTFDATAAGSITVIFFAKEDVDCNLMAMKESLPKPVTVPFQVGLGQKFRQPSGTGIEFSMFEDAELMKEGDTEIFPLAVKAEAYPLDHNDTEENLARNSQITQAVFEKKGDFQARVVKQILWVNGMRYELQEIYGIGNSVDCDFDGNDPGKECVICLSEPRDTTALPCRHMCMCSGCAKVLRFQTNRCPICRQPVERLLEIKVSNKSEE is encoded by the exons ATGGGCAATATTGGAAGCCATAGCGGAGGCCGCCGGAGCCACCGGAGCCAACAAAACCACTCTCCTCCACTCCCTACACAGACACATCAACCTGAAATTAGTGGAAATCAGTACGTTTTTGCTGCTGCTTCACCTTATCCATCCCAatacccaaatccaaatccaaatccaccCCATTATTATCAGTATCATGGATACTGCCCTCCACAATCGATGCCATTAGCAGGTTCCTATAGTCATTATCATCGTGGTGGTAGTCCACTCCCCGACCCCGTACATGCAAATTGGGGTGGTGGGCAGTACCCATATGGTGCTGTTCCCCATTCTGCTGCCCCTGCCCCTGCCCCTGCCCCCCCATATGTTGAGCATCAGAAGGCAGTTACTATTCGTAATGACGTGAATATTAAGAAAGAGACTCTAAGGGTTGAACCGGACGAGAAGAATCCAACGCAGTTCCTTGTTTCCTTCACATTTGATGCTACTGCTGCTGGAAG TATCACAGTCATATTCTTTGCGAAGGAAGATGTTGACTGTAATTTGATGGCAATGAAGGAAAGCCTGCCTAAACCAGTCACCGTGCCGTTCCAAGTAGGTCTTGGTCAGAAGTTTAGACAGCCTTCTGGAACTGGAATTGAATTCTCAATGTTTGAAGATGCAGAGTTAATGAAAGAGGGAGACACAGAAATTTTTCCCCTTGCAGTAAAGGCTGAGGCATACCCCTTGGACCATAATGATACGGAAGAAAACCTTGCCAGGAATTCTCAGATCACTCAAGCAGTTTTTGAGAAGAAAGGTGATTTCCAGGCGCGTGTGGTGAAACAGATCCTGTGGGTGAATGGGATGAGGTATGAACTACAGGAGATATATGGGATTGGTAATTCAGTTGATTGTGATTTTGATGGGAATGACCCTGGTAAAGAATGTGTCATCTGCTTGTCAGAACCACGAGACACTACTGCCCTCCCATGCCGACATATG TGCATGTGCAGTGGATGTGCCAAGGTTCTGAGGTTCCAGACAAACCGATGCCCAATTTGCAGGCAACCAGTTGAGCGGCTGTTGGAGATCAAAGTAAGCAACAAATCCGAAGAATGA